From Cellulosimicrobium sp. ES-005, one genomic window encodes:
- a CDS encoding NAD(P)/FAD-dependent oxidoreductase, protein MTSDPQQETAPDETYDVIVIGGGPVGENAADRAGRTGLSVALVEAELVGGECSYWACIPSKTLLRPGAARAEARGVPGVGVDDALDVPAVLARRDAMVADWDDGGQVSWVEGAGIALVRGLGRIVGPRLVEVVAEEPDADPDDLPRTRRLAARHAVIVATGGVPVLPDVPGLADANPWTSREATAVEDVPASLAIVGGGVVAAEMAVAFADLGARVTVLSRGGLLGRTEPWAGEAVAASLRELGVDVRLGVATESVEALPDGGARLTLSSVGSRRGGDDAGEAPDVSPVTAERVLVATGRAPRTQDLGVDSVGLTPGRALDVDDTMLVQGVVRSGPEDADGWLYAAGDVTGRVATTHQGKYQGRVVGDVVAARFGDPDADGAPTAGERAPAVGAAPEPWSRFAATADGDASPQVVFTRPEVAAVGHTEASAREAGIDVRVVRYDLANVSGAAVRAEDYAGSAQLVVDAAREVVVGATFVGPDAAEMLHAATIAVVGEVPLRRLWHAVPSYPTVSEVWLRFLEEYGL, encoded by the coding sequence ATGACGAGCGACCCGCAGCAGGAGACCGCGCCCGACGAGACCTACGACGTGATCGTGATCGGCGGCGGGCCCGTCGGGGAGAACGCCGCCGACCGCGCCGGGCGCACGGGCCTGAGCGTCGCGCTCGTCGAGGCCGAGCTGGTGGGGGGCGAGTGCTCCTACTGGGCGTGCATCCCCTCCAAGACGCTCCTGCGGCCCGGCGCGGCGCGCGCCGAGGCGCGGGGCGTGCCGGGGGTGGGCGTGGACGACGCGCTCGACGTCCCCGCGGTCCTCGCGCGCCGCGACGCGATGGTCGCGGACTGGGACGACGGCGGCCAGGTCTCCTGGGTCGAGGGCGCGGGGATCGCGCTCGTGCGCGGGCTGGGACGGATCGTCGGACCGCGCCTCGTGGAGGTCGTGGCCGAGGAGCCCGACGCCGACCCGGACGACCTCCCGCGGACGCGGCGGCTCGCGGCCCGGCACGCGGTGATCGTCGCGACCGGGGGCGTCCCCGTGCTCCCGGACGTGCCCGGCCTCGCCGACGCGAACCCCTGGACGAGCCGTGAGGCGACGGCGGTCGAGGACGTCCCCGCGTCGCTCGCGATCGTGGGCGGCGGAGTGGTCGCGGCGGAGATGGCCGTCGCGTTCGCCGACCTCGGCGCGCGCGTCACGGTCCTCTCGCGCGGGGGGCTGCTGGGCCGGACCGAGCCCTGGGCGGGCGAGGCGGTCGCGGCGTCGCTGCGCGAGCTGGGCGTGGACGTGCGCCTCGGCGTCGCCACCGAGTCGGTCGAGGCGCTGCCCGACGGCGGGGCGCGCCTCACTCTCTCGTCCGTCGGGTCGCGCCGGGGTGGGGACGACGCCGGCGAGGCGCCGGACGTGTCGCCCGTGACGGCGGAGCGCGTGCTCGTCGCCACCGGTCGCGCCCCCCGGACGCAGGACCTCGGCGTCGACAGCGTCGGCCTCACCCCGGGACGCGCGCTCGACGTCGACGACACGATGCTCGTCCAGGGGGTGGTGCGGAGTGGCCCCGAGGACGCCGACGGCTGGCTGTACGCCGCGGGCGACGTCACGGGCCGGGTCGCGACGACCCACCAGGGCAAGTACCAGGGCCGGGTCGTGGGCGACGTCGTCGCCGCGCGCTTCGGCGACCCGGACGCCGACGGGGCGCCGACCGCGGGGGAGCGCGCACCTGCAGTCGGCGCCGCGCCCGAGCCGTGGTCGCGGTTCGCGGCGACGGCCGACGGCGACGCGTCCCCGCAGGTCGTCTTCACGCGCCCCGAGGTCGCGGCCGTCGGGCACACCGAGGCGTCCGCCCGCGAGGCCGGGATCGACGTGCGGGTCGTGCGGTACGACCTCGCGAACGTCTCCGGCGCCGCCGTGCGCGCCGAGGACTACGCCGGCAGCGCCCAGCTCGTGGTCGACGCCGCGCGCGAGGTCGTGGTCGGCGCCACCTTCGTCGGCCCCGACGCGGCGGAGATGCTGCACGCCGCGACGATCGCCGTCGTGGGCGAGGTCCCGCTGCGTCGGCTGTGGCACGCCGTCCCGTCGTACCCGACGGTGAGCGAGGTCTGGCTGCGCTTCCTCGAGGAGTACGGGCTGTAG
- a CDS encoding ABC transporter substrate-binding protein, translating to MRSTRRTAALVAAAATAVLTLTACGGGSDPLDADTGDASSDAIVIGSQAYDSNEIIAEIYAQALEAKGFTVERNFSIGQRDAYMPALEDGEIQLFPEYTGNLLQFFDPETTATSPEDVYAALQEALPDGLTVLDQSTATDQDSYNVTEAFATEHDLTSLADLAGLDVPLTLGGPAELEQRPYGPQGLKDVYGVDVSFVATGDTTVQDLVAGTVNIANVFSADPSIQTENLVTLDDPEGLFLASHVVPLVDADVADEIADVINPVSAALTPEGLIALNVESRVDQRSPEDIAADWLSENGLA from the coding sequence ATGCGCAGCACCCGACGCACCGCCGCCCTCGTCGCCGCCGCGGCGACCGCCGTCCTCACGCTCACCGCCTGCGGCGGCGGGTCCGACCCGCTCGACGCCGACACCGGAGACGCCTCGTCCGACGCCATCGTCATCGGCTCCCAGGCCTACGACTCGAACGAGATCATCGCCGAGATCTACGCCCAGGCTCTCGAGGCCAAGGGCTTCACGGTCGAGCGGAACTTCTCGATCGGCCAGCGCGACGCCTACATGCCCGCGCTCGAGGACGGCGAGATCCAGCTCTTCCCGGAGTACACGGGAAACCTGCTGCAGTTCTTCGACCCGGAGACCACCGCGACGTCCCCCGAGGACGTCTACGCCGCGCTCCAGGAGGCCCTGCCCGACGGGCTCACGGTCCTCGACCAGTCGACCGCGACGGACCAGGACTCCTACAACGTGACCGAGGCCTTCGCCACGGAGCACGACCTCACGAGCCTCGCGGACCTCGCCGGGCTCGACGTGCCGCTCACGCTCGGCGGCCCGGCGGAGCTCGAGCAGCGCCCCTACGGCCCGCAGGGCCTCAAGGACGTGTACGGCGTGGACGTCTCCTTCGTCGCCACGGGCGACACCACCGTGCAGGACCTCGTGGCCGGCACGGTGAACATCGCCAACGTGTTCAGCGCCGACCCGAGCATCCAGACCGAGAACCTCGTCACCCTCGACGACCCCGAGGGCCTGTTCCTCGCGTCCCACGTGGTGCCGCTCGTCGACGCGGACGTCGCCGACGAGATCGCGGACGTCATCAACCCGGTGAGCGCGGCGCTCACCCCGGAGGGCCTGATCGCCCTGAACGTGGAGTCCCGGGTCGACCAGCGCTCCCCCGAGGACATCGCCGCCGACTGGCTGTCCGAGAACGGCCTGGCCTGA
- a CDS encoding ABC transporter permease subunit → MNLFSDAIAWIFSPARLTGALPLPEAIWTHLAFTFVSVLVAAAIAIPAGWAIGHTGRGREFAVALSGAARAVPSFGLVLLLVLVFGVTHKVTASVTAFVLLAIPPILAGAYAGVEAVERRVVDGARSVGMTGWQVLFRAEVPLGLPLLIGGLRSATLQVVATVTLAGYIGNWGLGFYIVQGIQIRDFSQILGASLLVVVLAVVLDALFAILQRVVVPRGVTAGRSPDDAPARRRRRPAPAPTTA, encoded by the coding sequence ATGAACCTCTTCTCCGACGCCATCGCCTGGATCTTCTCGCCCGCCCGGCTGACCGGCGCGCTCCCCCTCCCGGAGGCGATCTGGACCCACCTCGCGTTCACGTTCGTCTCCGTGCTCGTCGCCGCGGCGATCGCGATCCCGGCGGGCTGGGCCATCGGCCACACCGGACGCGGGCGGGAGTTCGCGGTCGCGCTCTCGGGCGCGGCCCGTGCTGTGCCGTCCTTCGGGCTCGTCCTGCTCCTCGTGCTCGTCTTCGGGGTGACGCACAAGGTCACCGCGTCCGTCACCGCGTTCGTCCTCCTCGCGATCCCGCCGATCCTCGCCGGCGCCTACGCCGGTGTGGAGGCCGTCGAGCGGCGCGTCGTCGACGGCGCCCGGTCCGTCGGCATGACCGGCTGGCAGGTGCTCTTCCGGGCCGAGGTGCCGCTCGGTCTCCCGCTGCTCATCGGCGGTCTCCGCTCCGCGACCCTCCAGGTGGTCGCGACCGTCACGCTCGCGGGCTACATCGGCAACTGGGGCCTCGGCTTCTACATCGTCCAGGGCATCCAGATCCGCGACTTCTCCCAGATCCTCGGGGCCTCTCTCCTCGTCGTCGTCCTCGCCGTCGTGCTCGACGCGCTGTTCGCGATCCTCCAGCGGGTCGTCGTCCCGCGCGGCGTGACCGCCGGTCGCTCGCCGGACGACGCACCCGCCCGGCGGAGGCGTCGCCCGGCCCCCGCCCCGACCACCGCCTGA
- a CDS encoding ABC transporter permease subunit has product MTWVLDNLDLIGRLTVEHLSQCVVPIVLGFLVSIPLGWLAFRFRLTRGLVLTLVGLLYTIPSLALFALLPPLLGISFLSELNLVVALTVYAVAIMTRFVADALASVDPTVRQAALAVGYGPWRRFWQVDLPLAGPVVLAGLRVTAVSTISLATVGILIGIDNLGYLFTNGYQRQIVAEILSGVVAVVVIALLVDLLLVLAGRAIMPWSRKVRA; this is encoded by the coding sequence ATGACCTGGGTCCTGGACAACCTCGACCTCATCGGCCGCCTCACGGTCGAGCACCTGAGCCAGTGCGTGGTGCCGATCGTGCTCGGGTTCCTCGTCTCGATCCCGCTGGGCTGGCTCGCCTTCCGGTTCCGCCTCACGCGGGGCCTCGTCCTGACGCTCGTCGGCCTGCTCTACACGATCCCGTCGCTCGCGCTCTTCGCGCTGCTCCCGCCGCTCCTCGGCATCAGCTTCCTCTCCGAGCTCAACCTGGTCGTCGCGCTGACGGTCTACGCCGTGGCCATCATGACCCGGTTCGTCGCCGACGCCCTGGCGTCGGTCGACCCGACGGTCCGGCAGGCGGCCCTCGCGGTCGGCTACGGGCCGTGGCGCCGCTTCTGGCAGGTCGACCTCCCGCTCGCGGGCCCGGTCGTGCTCGCCGGGCTCCGCGTCACGGCGGTGTCGACCATCTCGCTCGCGACGGTCGGCATCCTCATCGGGATCGACAACCTCGGCTACCTCTTCACGAACGGCTACCAGCGGCAGATCGTCGCCGAGATCCTCTCGGGCGTCGTCGCGGTCGTCGTCATCGCCCTGCTCGTCGACCTGCTGCTCGTGCTCGCCGGGCGAGCGATCATGCCCTGGTCCCGGAAGGTGCGCGCATGA
- a CDS encoding ATP-binding cassette domain-containing protein, with protein sequence MIEFRSVTKTYPDGTAAVADFDLVIPPHRTTVLVGSSGSGKTTLLRMINRMVEPTSGTIEIDGASVLARDPVKLRRSIGYVLQNGGLLPHYKVVDNVTTVLRLEGTPRRQTRDRALELLDTVGLDRGLADRYPSQLSGGQQQRVGVARALAADPNILLMDEPFGAVDPIVRAELQAETIRLQRELDKTVVFVTHDIDEAFLLGDQVVILEKGAQVAQIGSPSEILENPASEFVASFIGAERGTRALHTKHTEHGTVLVDGKGRTQGVLVDDHVEGGA encoded by the coding sequence ATGATCGAGTTCCGATCGGTCACCAAGACGTACCCGGACGGCACGGCGGCGGTCGCGGACTTCGACCTGGTGATCCCGCCCCACCGCACGACGGTGCTCGTCGGGTCGTCCGGGAGCGGCAAGACGACGCTCCTGCGCATGATCAACCGCATGGTGGAGCCCACGTCGGGCACGATCGAGATCGACGGCGCCTCCGTCCTCGCCCGGGACCCCGTGAAGCTGCGACGCAGCATCGGGTACGTCCTGCAGAACGGCGGCCTGCTCCCCCACTACAAGGTCGTCGACAACGTGACGACGGTCCTGCGCCTCGAGGGCACGCCACGCCGGCAGACGCGCGACCGTGCGCTCGAGCTGCTCGACACCGTGGGACTCGACCGCGGGCTCGCGGACCGCTACCCGAGCCAGCTCTCGGGGGGCCAGCAGCAGCGCGTGGGGGTGGCGCGCGCGCTCGCCGCGGACCCCAACATCCTGCTCATGGACGAGCCGTTCGGGGCGGTCGACCCGATCGTGCGGGCCGAGCTCCAGGCGGAGACCATCCGGCTGCAGCGCGAGCTGGACAAGACGGTCGTCTTCGTCACGCACGACATCGACGAGGCGTTCCTGCTCGGCGACCAGGTCGTGATCCTCGAGAAGGGGGCGCAGGTGGCCCAGATCGGGTCGCCGAGCGAGATCCTCGAGAACCCGGCGAGCGAGTTCGTCGCGAGCTTCATCGGGGCGGAGCGCGGCACCCGCGCGCTGCACACGAAGCACACGGAGCACGGGACCGTGCTCGTGGACGGGAAAGGACGCACGCAGGGCGTCCTGGTCGACGACCACGTCGAGGGCGGCGCATGA
- a CDS encoding LysE family translocator: MPHLDSLLAFSLASLVLVVIPGPSVLFVVGRSLTLGHRGGVLSVLGNELGALTLVTAVALGVGAVVATSVAVFTVVKLVGAAYLAYLGVQAIRHRRDGSVDVDVAPVRERWWRVVRQGYVVGVTNPKTIVFFVAVLPQFTDFHAGRVPAQMMVLGLVFTVIAFVCDSAWALAAGAARTWFASSPRRLSAVRATGGGMMIGLGGVLAVASHRAA; this comes from the coding sequence GTGCCGCACCTCGACTCCCTGCTCGCCTTCTCCCTCGCCTCGCTCGTGCTCGTCGTGATCCCCGGCCCGAGCGTGCTCTTCGTCGTCGGCCGGTCGCTCACGCTCGGGCACCGCGGCGGGGTGCTGAGCGTCCTCGGCAACGAGCTCGGCGCGCTGACGCTCGTCACCGCCGTGGCGCTCGGCGTCGGCGCGGTCGTCGCGACGTCCGTCGCCGTCTTCACGGTCGTCAAGCTCGTCGGCGCGGCCTACCTCGCCTACCTCGGCGTCCAGGCGATCCGGCACCGGCGCGACGGGAGCGTCGACGTCGACGTCGCGCCCGTGCGCGAGCGGTGGTGGCGCGTCGTGCGGCAGGGCTACGTCGTCGGCGTGACGAACCCGAAGACCATCGTGTTCTTCGTGGCCGTCCTGCCCCAGTTCACGGACTTCCACGCCGGTCGCGTGCCCGCCCAGATGATGGTGCTCGGGCTGGTCTTCACGGTGATCGCGTTCGTCTGCGACAGCGCGTGGGCGCTCGCCGCCGGCGCGGCGCGGACGTGGTTCGCCTCGTCGCCCCGGCGCCTGAGCGCGGTCCGCGCGACGGGCGGCGGCATGATGATCGGCCTGGGCGGCGTGCTCGCCGTCGCCTCGCACCGCGCCGCCTGA
- the orn gene encoding oligoribonuclease, which produces MSPVNANERIVWIDCEMTGLDLGADALVEVAAVVTDSELNVLGDGVDVLVRPPAEALEQMGDFVRQMHTTSGLLDELDEGLTLAEAEQRVLDYVRTWVPEPGKAPLAGNSVGTDKGFLDRDMPALMGHLHYRIIDVSSVKELARRWYPRAYFSSPEKHGGHRALADILESIDELRYYRAAVFVPQPGPDSATARKVAEQVVATSVTRGRTRPSDDGVETSVATVTGSADA; this is translated from the coding sequence GTGAGTCCTGTGAACGCGAACGAACGCATCGTCTGGATCGACTGCGAGATGACCGGGCTGGACCTGGGCGCCGACGCCCTCGTCGAGGTCGCCGCCGTCGTGACCGACTCCGAGCTCAACGTGCTCGGCGACGGGGTCGACGTCCTCGTCCGACCCCCGGCCGAGGCGCTCGAGCAGATGGGCGACTTCGTCCGCCAGATGCACACGACCTCCGGGCTGCTCGACGAGCTCGACGAGGGCCTGACGCTCGCCGAGGCCGAGCAGCGCGTCCTCGACTACGTCCGCACGTGGGTCCCCGAGCCCGGCAAGGCACCGCTGGCCGGCAACTCCGTCGGCACGGACAAGGGGTTCCTGGACCGCGACATGCCCGCTCTCATGGGCCACCTGCACTACCGCATCATCGACGTGTCCTCCGTCAAGGAGCTCGCGCGCCGCTGGTACCCGCGCGCGTACTTCTCCTCGCCGGAGAAGCACGGCGGGCACCGCGCGCTCGCGGACATCCTCGAGAGCATCGACGAGCTGCGCTACTACCGCGCCGCCGTGTTCGTCCCGCAGCCCGGTCCCGACTCCGCGACGGCGCGCAAGGTCGCCGAGCAGGTCGTGGCGACGAGCGTCACGCGCGGCCGGACCCGACCCTCCGACGACGGGGTCGAGACGTCCGTGGCCACCGTCACAGGATCCGCCGACGCCTGA
- a CDS encoding phosphatase PAP2 family protein, with product MSAGDGRPGGGAGERRGVPARAVLASVWPGVLLVLAGVAGFALLLDAVREQDDLWRLDEPLLAWMVAHRTPVVTGVLTVVTTVSGPFVLPVLVAVGCVVWARRTGTWWEPGLLAGAMVLATLVSTVLKAVIARPRPPDVSMVVAGVERSFSFPSGHTIGAATLVLVGGYLVWHRHHDPRVLAVWAVASVLVIGSVALSRLYLGYHFLTDVLAGLSLAVAVLGVVVAVSRVHDLVVARRASPGATGDSR from the coding sequence ATGAGCGCGGGGGACGGGCGGCCAGGCGGCGGGGCGGGCGAACGGCGCGGCGTGCCCGCGCGCGCGGTCCTCGCGAGCGTGTGGCCGGGCGTGCTCCTGGTGCTCGCGGGGGTCGCGGGCTTCGCCCTCCTCCTGGACGCGGTTCGCGAGCAGGACGACCTGTGGCGGCTCGACGAGCCGCTGCTCGCGTGGATGGTCGCGCACCGCACGCCCGTCGTGACGGGCGTCCTGACGGTGGTCACGACCGTGTCCGGGCCGTTCGTGCTGCCCGTCCTCGTCGCGGTCGGGTGCGTGGTGTGGGCGCGGCGCACGGGGACGTGGTGGGAGCCCGGCCTGCTCGCGGGCGCCATGGTGCTCGCGACGCTGGTCTCGACCGTGCTCAAGGCCGTGATCGCCCGGCCGAGGCCGCCCGACGTGTCGATGGTCGTCGCCGGGGTCGAGCGGTCGTTCTCCTTCCCGTCCGGGCACACGATCGGCGCGGCGACGCTCGTCCTGGTGGGCGGCTACCTGGTGTGGCACCGCCACCACGACCCACGGGTCCTGGCGGTCTGGGCGGTCGCCTCCGTGCTCGTGATCGGGTCCGTGGCGCTGAGCCGGCTCTACCTCGGGTACCACTTCCTCACCGACGTCCTGGCAGGCCTGTCGCTCGCCGTGGCGGTTCTGGGGGTCGTGGTCGCGGTGAGCCGCGTCCACGACCTCGTGGTCGCGCGCCGTGCGTCTCCCGGAGCGACGGGCGATTCTCGCTAA
- a CDS encoding winged helix-turn-helix domain-containing protein, which translates to MSTPADPHPSPPAVPTGPGPASSDRLPRGPRPEPGQVVATDPATIRALAHPLRLRILALLDDEGEVTATRCAEVTGESVASCSFHLRMLAKYGYVEPAERRGKERPWRSVGRGRQTKFDPDVPESLHAAGAVATLMLDQETARVRAWLAGSAADDPQWLLASTMTGASFYATREELDALAREVEALTDRFRGRWDDPSLRPAGARRARLFSIVNADLPEAPR; encoded by the coding sequence ATGAGCACGCCAGCCGACCCCCACCCCAGCCCGCCGGCCGTCCCGACCGGCCCCGGCCCGGCGTCGTCGGACCGCCTCCCGCGCGGCCCGAGGCCCGAGCCCGGGCAGGTCGTCGCGACCGACCCGGCGACCATCCGGGCGCTCGCCCACCCGCTGCGCCTGCGGATCCTCGCGCTGCTCGACGACGAGGGCGAGGTCACCGCGACACGGTGCGCCGAGGTCACGGGCGAGTCCGTCGCGAGCTGTTCCTTCCACCTGCGGATGCTCGCCAAGTACGGGTACGTCGAGCCCGCGGAGCGTCGCGGCAAGGAGCGGCCGTGGCGCTCCGTCGGGCGCGGCCGCCAGACGAAGTTCGACCCCGACGTCCCGGAGTCCCTGCACGCCGCGGGCGCGGTGGCGACCCTCATGCTGGACCAGGAGACGGCGCGTGTCCGGGCGTGGCTCGCCGGGTCCGCCGCCGACGACCCGCAGTGGCTCCTCGCCTCGACGATGACCGGCGCGTCCTTCTATGCGACGCGCGAGGAGCTCGACGCGCTCGCTCGCGAGGTCGAGGCGCTCACGGACCGCTTCCGGGGGCGCTGGGACGACCCGTCGCTCCGTCCCGCGGGGGCACGTCGCGCGCGCCTCTTCTCGATCGTCAACGCCGACCTGCCGGAGGCCCCTCGATGA
- a CDS encoding MFS transporter, with translation MSATPEPTATTRPAPADAPEVAPESRTATAPAAGRDDAPDPRAALRSRPFRLLSVAWGFTNFADSVLAIILAVWVKDLTGSNGAAGLVFAALGLPALASPLLGQLADRVSRRRMLVVTYLVGAVSLLALLAVRGPEQVWLVFVVTVIYSAVGFATAAAQAGLVRDMLPDEAIAPANGRLTTIDQVFRLLMPVVGAGAYALAGAWPLVVAASVAFAVSGTVIGRIRIVETPPTPAAEREPYLAEMTAGFRHLVRTAPLGVLTLAMLVAFAGVGLLNAVSLAIIEDGLGLAPELLGPVSSVQALTAIVAGLTAARLVARWGAQRLVALGLLVLALGIVPATGTNVVAIVFGMGAVGLGATWSIVGFVTERQLRTPPGLQGRVAAASLLLVNVPQLVLTVVGAALVGAVDYRALLVVTVVGILVAAVVSLRGHRSTGEPADESPLSAR, from the coding sequence ATGAGCGCGACGCCCGAGCCGACCGCCACCACCCGGCCCGCTCCCGCCGACGCGCCCGAGGTGGCGCCGGAGTCCCGCACCGCGACCGCCCCCGCCGCCGGTCGCGACGACGCCCCGGACCCTCGTGCCGCGCTGCGGTCCCGCCCGTTCCGGCTCCTGTCGGTCGCGTGGGGGTTCACGAACTTCGCCGACTCGGTCCTCGCGATCATCCTCGCCGTCTGGGTGAAGGACCTCACCGGCTCGAACGGCGCCGCCGGCCTCGTGTTCGCGGCGCTCGGTCTGCCGGCGCTCGCGTCGCCGCTCCTCGGGCAGCTCGCGGACCGCGTGTCGCGCCGACGGATGCTCGTCGTCACGTACCTCGTCGGTGCCGTGAGCCTCCTCGCCCTCCTCGCCGTGCGCGGGCCCGAGCAGGTCTGGCTCGTGTTCGTGGTGACGGTGATCTACTCGGCCGTCGGCTTCGCGACCGCGGCGGCCCAGGCGGGCCTCGTGCGGGACATGCTGCCGGACGAGGCGATCGCGCCCGCGAACGGCCGGCTCACGACGATCGACCAGGTTTTCCGCCTCCTCATGCCGGTCGTCGGCGCGGGCGCGTACGCGCTCGCCGGAGCGTGGCCGCTCGTGGTCGCCGCCTCCGTGGCGTTCGCCGTCTCGGGCACCGTCATCGGCCGGATCCGGATCGTCGAGACGCCCCCGACCCCGGCCGCCGAGCGCGAGCCGTACCTGGCCGAGATGACGGCGGGCTTCCGCCACCTCGTGCGGACGGCCCCGCTCGGCGTGCTCACGCTCGCCATGCTCGTCGCGTTCGCGGGGGTCGGGCTGCTCAACGCGGTCAGCCTCGCGATCATCGAGGACGGGCTCGGGCTGGCCCCGGAGCTGCTGGGCCCCGTCTCCTCGGTCCAGGCGCTCACCGCGATCGTCGCAGGGCTCACGGCCGCCCGTCTCGTCGCCCGCTGGGGCGCGCAGCGGCTCGTCGCCCTCGGGCTGCTGGTGCTCGCGCTCGGGATCGTGCCCGCGACGGGGACGAACGTCGTGGCGATCGTCTTCGGCATGGGCGCGGTCGGGCTCGGCGCCACCTGGTCGATCGTCGGCTTCGTCACCGAGCGGCAGCTCCGCACGCCCCCGGGTCTCCAGGGGCGCGTCGCCGCGGCGAGCCTGCTGCTGGTCAACGTCCCGCAGCTCGTGCTGACCGTGGTCGGCGCGGCCCTCGTGGGCGCCGTCGACTACCGCGCCCTGCTCGTCGTGACCGTGGTCGGCATCCTCGTCGCGGCGGTCGTCTCCCTCCGCGGCCACCGCAGCACGGGCGAGCCGGCCGATGAGAGCCCCCTCTCCGCGAGGTAG
- a CDS encoding energy-coupling factor transporter transmembrane protein EcfT: protein MTPGTYRPRSSVLHRAPAGAKLVGLAAASAVVLLVSSPAGVGAVVLAVGALYAVAGVGWCAAWEQVRPLRLVVPVLLAVQWLALGPVPAVVLTTRLVALVALAGLVLLTTRTAAVLAAIERGLRPLHRLGVDVDRAALVLSLAVRCVPVVSALAQRVRDACRARGREHDVRAYAVPLVVGALRQADALGDALRARGLDD, encoded by the coding sequence GTGACCCCGGGCACCTACCGGCCGCGGTCGTCGGTCCTGCACCGCGCCCCGGCCGGGGCCAAGCTCGTGGGGCTGGCGGCGGCGTCGGCCGTCGTGCTGCTGGTGTCCTCGCCGGCGGGGGTCGGCGCGGTGGTCCTCGCCGTCGGCGCGCTCTACGCGGTCGCCGGCGTGGGATGGTGCGCGGCGTGGGAGCAGGTACGCCCCCTGCGCCTGGTCGTGCCCGTGCTGCTGGCCGTCCAGTGGCTCGCCCTCGGGCCGGTGCCGGCGGTGGTGCTCACGACCCGGCTCGTCGCGCTCGTCGCGCTCGCGGGGCTCGTCCTGCTCACGACCCGGACGGCGGCCGTCCTCGCCGCGATCGAGCGGGGGCTGCGGCCGCTGCACCGACTCGGCGTCGACGTCGACCGCGCGGCCCTCGTCCTGTCGCTCGCCGTGCGCTGCGTACCCGTCGTCTCCGCACTGGCGCAGCGCGTGCGCGACGCGTGCCGCGCCCGGGGCCGCGAGCACGACGTCCGCGCCTACGCCGTCCCGCTCGTCGTCGGCGCGCTGCGCCAGGCCGACGCCCTGGGCGACGCGCTGCGCGCCCGCGGCCTCGACGACTGA
- a CDS encoding ABC transporter ATP-binding protein, whose amino-acid sequence MLRGVDLELRERRVGIVGANGSGKSTLARLLNGLVVPTSGRVLVDGLDTRRDGPAVRRRVGFVFTDPDAQIVMPTVAEDVAYSLRRHAPAERDALVRAALAARGLADHADHPAHLLSGGQKQLLALTSVLAAGPRLVVADEPTTLLDLRNTRRFAAELAALPQQVVLVSHDLSLMDAMDRVLVVDGGRVVADDAPGPAVARYLRLVDGASS is encoded by the coding sequence GTGCTGCGCGGCGTCGACCTCGAGCTGCGCGAACGGCGCGTGGGGATCGTCGGGGCCAACGGCTCGGGCAAGAGCACGCTCGCGCGCCTGCTCAACGGGCTCGTCGTGCCGACGTCGGGCCGGGTCCTGGTCGACGGCCTCGACACGCGCCGCGACGGCCCCGCGGTCCGGCGGCGCGTGGGGTTCGTCTTCACGGACCCGGACGCCCAGATCGTCATGCCGACCGTCGCGGAGGACGTCGCGTACTCGCTGCGACGCCACGCCCCGGCCGAGCGCGACGCGCTCGTGCGGGCCGCGCTCGCCGCGCGCGGCCTGGCGGACCACGCGGACCATCCCGCCCACCTGCTCTCGGGCGGGCAGAAGCAGCTCCTCGCGCTCACGTCGGTGCTCGCCGCGGGGCCGCGGCTCGTCGTCGCCGACGAGCCCACGACGCTCCTCGACCTGCGCAACACACGGCGGTTCGCCGCCGAGCTCGCGGCGCTCCCCCAGCAGGTCGTGCTCGTCTCGCACGACCTGTCGCTCATGGACGCGATGGACCGCGTGCTCGTGGTGGACGGCGGGCGGGTCGTCGCCGACGACGCGCCGGGGCCCGCCGTCGCGCGCTACCTGCGCCTCGTCGACGGGGCGTCGTCGTGA